One window of the Rhipicephalus sanguineus isolate Rsan-2018 chromosome 2, BIME_Rsan_1.4, whole genome shotgun sequence genome contains the following:
- the LOC119381969 gene encoding ubiquitin-conjugating enzyme E2 Z: MKLPEERESTFLTSLLNWYKDDEGPLVEEYPLPSDAAYYRSESGNASTMNLRLLPSPETEGPLIAQHPCSSSTASRSNENAGKFSPLAPDQWNPVNFEHEGTSLQCLSRCKHDIMDLITDPPPGVYIAPREDDITRIHALVVGPADTPYEGGFFHFLIQCPPEYPIKPPRVRLMNTDGGRVSFHPNLFESGQVCLNILGTSEWSGVPVEWSPAMSIASVLVSIQSLMAEKPYWSDEQEDCDRSCLMVQHETIRVAVCDAIEGCLKGTSLCPPHLREVMLQCFLDNIEKYDSVVESNINLTDTAIRYPFGYPAMKRKLYQYEELLTRLWTLEARVQDKLKSGASEER, from the exons ATGAAGCTTCCAGAAGAACGTGAGTCCACCTTCCTCACCTCTCTCTTAAATTGGtataaggacgacgagggcccgCTTGTGGAAGAGTATCCACTTCCTTCAGACGCCGCATATTACCGCAGCGAGAGCGGCAACGCGAGCACCATGAACCTGA GGCTGCTACCTTCGCCGGAGACCGAGGGCCCGCTCATAGCACAGCACCCATGCTCGTCAAGCACCGCATCTCGCAGCAACGAAAACGCCGGGAAGTTCTCCCCGCTCGCACCGGATCAATGGAACCCGGTTAACTTCGAGCATGAGGGGACGTCGCTGCAGTGCTTGTCGCGCTGCAAGCACGACATCATGGACCTGATCACCGATCCGCCGCCGGGAGTGTACATCGCGCCCAGGGAAGACGATATCACCAGGATCCACGCGCTGGTTGTGGGCCCCGCGGACACGCCGTACGAGGGCGGCTTCTTCCACTTCCTGATCCAGTGTCCGCCGGAGTATCCGATCAAGCCGCCCCGCGTCCGCCTCATGAACACCGACGGAGGTCGCGTGAGCTTCCACCCGAACCTGTTCGAGAGCGGCCAGGTGTGTCTCAACATTTTGGGCACCTCAGAGTGGAGTGGAGTCCCGGTGGAATGGAGCCCCGCGATGTCCATCGCAAGCGTCCTGGTCTCGATCCAATCTCTGATGGCCGAGAAACCATACTGGAGCGACGAGCAGGAAGACTGCGACCGGTCCTGCCTCATGGTGCAACACGAGACGATCAGGGTGGCCGTGTGCGACGCCATCGAAGGCTGCCTCAAGGGAACCTCGCTGTGCCCGCCACACCTGAGAGAAGTGATGCTGCAATGCTTCCTGGACAACATCGAGAAATACGACAGCGTAGTGGAGTCCAACATCAATCTGACAGATACGGCGATCCGGTACCCTTTCGGCTACCCAGCCATGAAGCGGAAATTGTACCAGTACGAAGAACTGCTGACACGGCTCTGGACACTGGAAGCGCGGGTCCAAGACAAGCTTAAGTCTGGGGCCAGCGAAGAACGATGA